GTAATTAACAATTATTAACACCATTCATtgattttttacacatttttatttttttgtggttttttaaAAATACTTGGCCTTTTCTACCACAAAATATTTGATAAAATCAAATTGTTTGCGTCGATAGTGTATCAAATATTGATGATTCGTCTGGGAATAGTAATTTGATGGTAGCCAATAATTGTCATCCAGTTCATGGGGTACTACCATCAAAAATTCCGAAAGTTGAGCTGTGCTGGTCGTCTTTAGATGCGAAAGTATGGAGAAACAGAAAACGGCCAAGTGGAATGAAGTAAAACGATATGACCATAAACTGAACATGTTTATAATAAAATGTCGACTAATCACATTTGGTCGAAAGGCAGGTAAGCGATACCAATTAAAATGAACGCCACTGCTCACATTGAAAATGCGTGAAAAAATATCATAATCAGATCAATTGAATGAAGTTCAACACTGTAAAAAATTAAGCACTGGAGTTAGTTAACGAAACATTTTGCATAAGGCATGATATGATGAAAAGGAAGGCAAgaactaaaatttggtatcgaggtatatcgaggggcctgacaaaactcaatgtcccaaatttcggcaaaatcagataataaatgtagcttttatgggccttagaccttaaatcgacggataggtctacatgggggctatatcaaaatatagtccaatataacacaaacttggttaaccagaagcctttcgggtcgacgcagtccgagttaagggagtgggcgacgaatgcgcatgcaacattgtggaacagcgaaacggtcggaaggacggcgaaaatcttatgggggggatccagatcgtgagaagacgaggctattactgaaaggaagcaagaaggagatcagtatagctattggtatcataacgggacacataggactacaagctcacttatgtaaaatcggtgcggcaagtgatagcatgtgcagggcatgcgtggaagatgatgagacgttggagcatttcctttgtcattgcccgtctttcgcgtctaacagataccggcacttaggtggagacataataccagacatgaactaacttaggggagtggtattgaaaacaattaaggattttgtaagtagcacggaattcctaacataaaattttctttttagaggttactttatagatttagagcacacaacaagccgattactggcttaggtgtatgcccatagtggcatggggcggattaatatctgcaccctctttttaacctaacctaatccatcttcgaacttaacctgcctatggagaaaaaagaatctgtgcaaagtttaagctcaatatctctattttaaaggctgtagcgtaaatttaacagacagacgtaagatttttacgacgatcaagaatatatatatatatagaaaggATGCAACTCCTAAAAAATTTATGAGCACTGGGAGCTGTGGTCCAAGCTTTGAATCAGAATACTGTTGATGTAGCCTTAGAATTTGTATAATTATGCCAAAGgaagaaaacaaagaaaagaaaaacagatTAGCTTACATTAGATAATCTACATCCAATCTGAGAAAGTCATCTGTATTAAGTAGAGGAGTTTCGTTCCAATGGGCATACTTTTCCTTCAATTCGGGTTTTACGTTTTTGAGGTAGCTATTTAGAATCTTTGTAAGACAGGGTACATAACGGTCATAGCACGCTAAGAACATTGCGTGCTGTCGTCATATCATCGAAATTGAGCAGCGTCGGAAACGTTTAATACTTAGAACACCGTTTGGAAACACCACTTTTTGTACGTCAAGAAAGTACCAAGGAACAGAACCCGATGACATACTTCCTGCTATGTTGCATAAGACAGAACAATGTACCATGTACATCATGATTTGAGGACCTGGAATCCCTAGTCCTCAAAGCATGAAGTTGTTGTGGTCCCAGAGAGGTCTGGATGCGATATTTAGTGTGAGAACTCAGCACTAGAACGTGGAATGCGCAGAAATGTGGATTGTGCCAGAAACATGGCGTTCATCGGATTTCGTCCATTCGTCTGTTCTGTGGAGCGACCTCATGGCATTAGCGATGCGATGGATTAAGTGCCGGGCGGATCTTTCTTCGCTGGCGACCTGGAGTTTGTCTTACCGGAGAAGGAGCTTGGGGCTGATGGGTGTACCGACGTTGAGCCCCCTTTTCTGGCCTTGGGGACGATGAGTTCCTACAACAGTGAACTTCGCGTGGCGCTGGCGGGTTGCAGAGTGGTAAAGTCCATGTGGCTGAGGTATCCGGGGACCAGAAAATCCATTGTCGTGAGTCTGAGGAAGCGTGACCTTGAGCTGTTGGTGGCAGTCCTCATAGCGCACTGCGATATCCGGTCGCTTATGTCAGACATATACGTGACGAGGAGGACACCTACAGGGTCTGTAATAATGAGGAGCAGCCAGTTCATCTCACCTGGGGTGGTCGGTGAGGCGGCACTAAGTCAATGAGGCTGTCCAGTTTCTGTCCCGTCTTCAGTTCGCCCAGATTTTCGTTTTTTCAGCATTTTGGCGATCTTTAGCTTAAACAATAGAAAAGTGCAAATTTTCCGAATTTTactccaaaaattttgaatttttaaaaatttggaatcttttttttatttaagcttAAATTCCAAGATTCACTGAATGATGTAAGACaggcgatcagccgacatacaattttttgaattgttGACATTACTCGGCATTGAGTATGTCAACTTTCTCTCATTCgttgtttgtttgcattttatgttatttatttaagtTTGAATTTGCATGCAGGCCAGGATTtgctaatagaaggttaggtcacttgtgaaaacataaagtggatagaccCCATCAACATCATTAAGGAAGTCAAATATGCCGATTGAagatgtcatcaaataggagaacaTGTGAAACAGAATAAATGTAAAAAGAAAACacgttgacatcctcaatgccaagtactgacaaaaattaaaaaattgtatgtcggctgatcgccaaagaaaacaaagaaaCTGACATTTGATGACATTATCAATCGGcacatttgacatccttaatgatggcCTATCCACTTTACGTTTTCGCAAGTGATCTAACCTTTTATTAGTGAATCCTAAATAAGGTGCACAtactatttaaaataaaatgtttagacTTACCTCCAATAATTGAGTACATATTTGGAGATACTTCCTTCAATAACTCACAACTTTGGTTTTAAGGCCATTGTGCATTATTGTGAATTATCAATATAGGGTTACCATATTTTGTGACAATTCATGAAGAAGCACTTGAACCACTTACTTCAAAGCATTGCAACGGTGAGCATCCAAAAAACATTCGAGATCTAATTCCTATACtctttctttgttttatttgttattgCCGTTAACCTCACTGAGATTTTATGGCTGACAACGCCTACCATCAATTCCCCTTCTGTCATTGAAGTCCCTCTGCTGCCGAAATGTATTCCAACGACCAATTCATACAGTCCAGGGACATCGGTACAAAGCGCCATTTGTTTCTTCCACACCCCTGAGCTTTCATTCCGATTCCCTCTCTATAAGCCCCGAGCACATCCTATCTATATAAAGTCACTCTTGAATTAATGCataaagattagaaaacaattattttcactttttttaaaaataaaattttatcatttgaGCTTTTTTATACAATAAAAACATACAAATGATTGCTTGGCCCTTTAAAAAGAGGCTAATACTACTTAATAGATCTACTACTATGTTCGtacaatacatacatatgtaattgTGTTATATGTAAGTggattaaaacaataaaatatatagcttttaaaaaaatatgctaAAATGACTATGTGGTGGGAGGAGAAGATGCCAATGACTTAATAACCGCAGGAGCTTGCTCTTTAAAAACACTGTTCTTTTTCTTCTGAGTGCGTTCGTGTATGCGTTGGTGGCGCCTTAGATCGCCAGAGACACGAAACTTTTTCTCACATACCTCACATTCATAGGGTTTTTCACctgaaaaaaatagaaattttttttttaaggtttttgaccACACCATTGGTAACACCATACATACCTGTATGTATTTTACGATGATTCTGCAAATATGTGGATGCCCTAAATGTTTTTGTACAAAACTCACATTTGTAATTACGTTCGCTGGTGTGTATACGCAAATGCACCACCAAAGAATATTTTCGAGAAAAAGCCTTGCCACAAAATTCACACTGATGGTTCTTTTCGGAGCTGTGTATGGAGACGGTGTGATACTTAAGATCACCCCATTGGCGAAATTTACGATTACAAATTTCACACTCAAAGGGCTTGTCTCCGGTGTGCGTTCTTGTGTGAGCCTTTAGAGCCCCTATGGCAAAAAAGGACTTATCACATATATCGCATTGGTGTGGTCTCAGACCAGAATGCGTTCTCATGTGATATTTGAGGGCATTGCAGGAATTAAAAACTCGCTGACATTTATTGCACAAATAACGTTTGCGTTTCCCATTGCCATCAACCTCTACACCATCTTCTTCCTCCTCCTCTAGGTTTTCAGGATCATATTCACCATCTTCTAGATGTGGTTGCATTGGCTTCATGGTAGTATGATTATTTTCTACATTTAATTTAGGCAAATGGGAATAACTTTCATCGCTATGATCATGATCTTGATgaccatcatcatcatagtcGTCTTCATTGTCCTCGGCGTTTTCATTGGCAACAAATTCCTGTTCCGTGTGGAAGGGGGGAATGTCGTTATTATCTTCTAGTTTTATGTGTTGAGGTGATATGAGGTCTAGATTATTGCTAAGCGTAGTAGGCTGCTGTGTAGGTTGTGGTGCTggtggttgctgttgttgttgttgtggttcaTGGCTATTAGTCATTGCCTCATTAGCATGGGGAAATTGTAGCCGCAAATCGGTGGCATGCTGCATAACCTGAGTATTTGAATCCACCAAATCTTTGGGCATTAATTTGCCCACACTTATGTGATTATTGTCCGCGGGTACCGGAGGATCGGTATTTAAGATGGGCGCAAACTGACCGGAAAATAGAACATCACAAAATGGCTTGGATTTTAAATCGATGCCATTGAAGCAGTTGTTGTTGAACCtaaagaagaaaatttaagCATTACAACAAATATCAATTGATgtgtttattttgaattttttctccTACCAATGAGGCCTAACCCCATTTGATGTGGGCGTCATCAGATCCATGGTATCACAGGTATCCTCTATGAGCACCTTATCCCTGATACCTTCCAGCATATCTTCAGTATCACTAAACTCTTCAGGCACAAGGTTTTGGTtaggctgttgttgttgttgatgttgttgctgctgctgctgttgttgcgttTGCTGTGGCTGCATGTTGTTTGAAGCCACATTACCCATGGCATTGCTGTATACAACTTTCATGTCGACCTGGTCCACATGTGTTTGCATATCCATATCCACTCTTCTTTCGGTACTCACCTCATcggtttggggaaaattttcaaaggggaAATGTACATCTTGGAAGACTTGATCAAGTTCATCAGTCTAgggaaaaaagagaaaaaactgtTTAGATAAAGACGATAAAATGCATTTAGGATATAAGGGTGATGTTGTTTTCCTCGGCAGTGGCAAGGAGAATTactgtttttttaaaaataatttacggGGGAAAGGGGGATATACAAAACTGGTCATTCGGTTTGTTACGTATCATATGAACAAGGACAAGTATGTGGAAATGATCTTGGATAAGAAATTGAACTagaagtgccacattcaggaaGCGTGTTGAAAACATCCAAAGAAGTTGGACACTATGAAAAAGGGCCATCACCTCAACtgggggcctgaatccgagattAGTACACTCTAACGAGATTATACCAATACTCAATtactcaatttttgtccatcGTGGAcgacgatggagaaaaagtgcaacaaaaggACAATATAAAAGCGAAAaagcccggcacgggatagctgtgagcaccacacaggcaggaacattgaggtccgatcattgctgtcacgaggagcttagctgcgagctaccggatgCGCCCACAGatggcggatagtggaatgctccatagggAGTAGCTGTAACCGCAGTCGCggaaatcagcggtatcgagcggagagtctcagtgagaggtcgggtggcaccgactcttgcacaaatactgagtgcctatgatgctcgatatgacaaagcaagttattggtgcctttaaataacaaatggccACGCTGTTCATgtggcgatcggttctttggaccggaacgagcttgctcaccaaaGGGAGCTTGACGAGGTTCGCCACCTccccatgaaaatgtggctacaacaacaacaacaaaagggaaaattcggcacgggataactatgaccaccacacaggctggaactttgatctCATATCTGTGTGGAGTTCATCGTTATCTGCAGAAGCTTAACTGAGAGCTAGCGGGCTTAGCTGAAGGCTACAGTTTGAGGATATTGGAATGCTACATACGCAGTAGCTGCAGCTTTATTCGCGGGCAATCACCGGTATTGATTGAAGagactcagtgagaggccgagtgGCTACGGTTTTTGCTTAAATAgagagtgcctacgatgctcaatatgacaagttCTGTTATTGGAGCCAATGGTCATCatgttcccgcagcgatcggtcctatggaccagAACGGACTTCTCACCTATAGgatcttgacgaggatcgctacctccacatgataatgtgggctacaacaacaacaaaaggcataaagaaaatgttatcttggtataggtggagcgatgaagTTTAGGACGGTATTGGACTGTCCGAACTCGAGTATTGCTATCTGGATGCTACTGCAAAATGGAAAGATTAAAGCTGGAGGACAAAATAGGCCTGGAGGTGTACATTGAAGACCAAGAGACTGGAATCTATATTTGACTGattaaccataatacggtcctgcaggcagaagTGCGGACGTTCACGCATCACGGGAGGTGGTATGGTCATGCCGCTAGGACTCCGAGTGTGATTGTCATTACGGATCTAGCCTTCGGGGCTATAAAAAACTGTAGGTAAGGTCACGGTGTTTAGAGAACATgagggagattaacgccttctcagagAATTGGACGATCCGCATAGTTTGGTTGCCCGGCCATAGCGGGGTAAAGGGGAACGAAAGGACAGGTGAGTTATCCATAGAGGTTGGTGaattcgaagcctttcgggttggcGCAGGTCCATTTAAGCCcttggcgacgaatgcgcactGTGAAACAGTAAATTGGCCGGTAGGATcgagaaaatcctatggggagatctagatcgtgagaagacgaggctatagcTGAGAAGAAGTAGGAAGTTGGTCAGTATGACTTTCAGTTCTACTATGGGTGATACGGGCGCCCTTAAAAAGaattggtgcggcaaatgaCGGCTTGTGCAGAgcatgtgttgttgttgttgtagctacatttgcaagttgaggtggcgatcctcgtcatgctcTTATATGCGAGCAAACTCGTTcgggtctatacgaccgatcgcgcCGGAAATATTaatgccattg
The Stomoxys calcitrans chromosome 3, idStoCalc2.1, whole genome shotgun sequence genome window above contains:
- the LOC106087840 gene encoding uncharacterized protein LOC106087840 → MALEAGNIMELNAAYNGFDDHCKVADMDLMKQRKYIHKESHNLESIDHIMHRKDQQQHHQEFLDHASLLAPEYIRYPNSFIMMDLMNFPKGVVSSGTHPGDTLPADLHFHSSQLFPVTADEEHHQQHHHHHHHHSNEPRKSPTYLPLNSDFLMPVNKSFNAPVDDVVSVEENGAKVVQELLMNESNVNLDDGSIDDDCDISRFDSRKVLPHKKRISRKLKINHDDGNLQLNVPLQDHKLPHVEQLVVGAPVQQFRCELCGHVTCSQLDFFAHLKQHYEPSTPDTILAAMKTSLDALGPEKSEAASNLCSIDKKTDELDQVFQDVHFPFENFPQTDEVSTERRVDMDMQTHVDQVDMKVVYSNAMGNVASNNMQPQQTQQQQQQQQHQQQQQPNQNLVPEEFSDTEDMLEGIRDKVLIEDTCDTMDLMTPTSNGVRPHWFNNNCFNGIDLKSKPFCDVLFSGQFAPILNTDPPVPADNNHISVGKLMPKDLVDSNTQVMQHATDLRLQFPHANEAMTNSHEPQQQQQQPPAPQPTQQPTTLSNNLDLISPQHIKLEDNNDIPPFHTEQEFVANENAEDNEDDYDDDGHQDHDHSDESYSHLPKLNVENNHTTMKPMQPHLEDGEYDPENLEEEEEDGVEVDGNGKRKRYLCNKCQRVFNSCNALKYHMRTHSGLRPHQCDICDKSFFAIGALKAHTRTHTGDKPFECEICNRKFRQWGDLKYHTVSIHSSEKNHQCEFCGKAFSRKYSLVVHLRIHTSERNYKCEFCTKTFRASTYLQNHRKIHTGEKPYECEVCEKKFRVSGDLRRHQRIHERTQKKKNSVFKEQAPAVIKSLASSPPTT